The Thermococcus peptonophilus genomic sequence TAAGGTTCTTCGCGAGCTCGATCTGGTGGCGCTTGAGAGGAAGCGGATTCACCACCTCAACAAGATATCCAACGCTAGGATAATCAACGGCAAGCTCCACCGCGTCATACTGCTGAAGAGGGCGGCAATGCTCTGCTACAACTGCTGAACGTTGCATTGGGTAATTTCTACCCGTTTTCCCACTGTTTTACAGCACTCTAAAAGTGAACAAAGAAAAAACGAAAACGAAGATCAAGCAACTTAAGTTCGCACCGCCGTTCATCCGAGCGTCTTAACGACAAAGGCCAGCAAATCCGTAAGCTCCCTCACCCTCGTCTCCGGCGATGTGCCCATGTGCCCGCTCTTTGTCTCAACTCTGAGATAGACCGGTGCTCCAACCTCCTTCAGCTTCATAAAGAACTTGAGGGCGTGAGCCGGTGGACGCTGTCATTCTAACAGGAATCCAAGGAAGTTTAAAAACAGAGTCTTAATCCCCCATAAAAATCAGACAACTTTCGTTTTGCTGGATTGCATGCTTCTTCAGGCTCTGTTAATACTCCATTATGCTAGTATTATTTTAGTTCTCTAACGAGATTCCTGGAACTTTCCACAGTCCTTTAATTCATCATAATCCATAATTCTAAAGGTTAGTTAGAACTATTGCTCATAATAGTGTTAATAACTTTTGGTTAATAACTTAATGGCAACAAAAAAATTTAAATTTCAAATTCTAATGGTAAATATTGGTGATGGCCCTATGGATGAAAACTTCAAGATAAAACGATTTGAAGGAAGATTGGCACAGGCATGGAGTGAAGTCGACGAAGGAAAATTCGTTGGGGTGACTCTGAAAGGACATCTTGCAAATCACAATAATGCAGACCCGTTTTTAATGGAGTTCTGAATTTCAATAATAATTTTATTTTTTGAGATCATCTAACAATGTTCAGCATTGTAGAATGAAAAGGGTTGGGGGTGATTAAATGAGATACATCAATGGCAGCTTTTATCTTGAACCGATTTCAGCCCATATAGATGTCACTAATAAATGTAATTTGAAATGTATGTACTGCTTTTATTATGAGGATCCTTACGTCCAATTGCCTAATGGAGATCCCTCAAAAGATGAAATCTTGGATTGGATGAACCAGTTGGCAGAAGTTGGAGTTAAGTTTCTGACTTTTTCTGGGGGAGAAGCATTTATGAGACAGGATTTCTTGGAGATTCTTAGCAGTGAAACTTCAGAGAATTTCTGGAAAACAATTATAACTAATGGAACTCTTCTCGACGAACAAACAGTAGGAAAATTGGGAAATATTCCAAAACTTCTAGAATTAAGAGTTTCTCTGGACGGTTTTGATGCAAATAAAAAAGTTAGAGGAGTGGATGCAAAAGTTATCGTACGGAATATTGACTTTATTGGCAAAATGACTGATATACCAGTGCACATAAATACTATGATAACAACTGAAAATCTCCACGAACTTGAAAAAATGTATGAATGGATTGAGCAACATGAAGCAATCTCCGGTTGGTCAATTGATCTTCCAATCATCAGAGGAAGATATATCTCCGTGATGGATGCGCTTAGACCCTCTTGGTCAAATATGGCACCAGTTTTAAAAAGATTGATCTTACGTTACATTGACGAGAGACCCCCGTTCAAATTTGCAATATTCTCAATATTTAGGGAGAGCCTACTATACCCTGACAAAATCAAAGATAGAATCTATAGTTTTGACCTAGAGTCCCATCCATGCAGCTATTTGCCCTCAGTAACAATTAGAACGGATGGTTCTGTAACACTTTGCCCAAGTTTGCCATTTAGTATAGGAAATGTTCGAGAGAGACCCCTGAGGGATATTCTGAAGAGTCCGGATCCGGGTAGTGAAAGAGTGCTGGGAATACGAGTAAGGGACATCAAAAAATGCTTAAGTTGTAAGTATGTAAAAATCTGCGGTGCTGGTTGTAGAGCTAATGCATTTTTAGAAACAGGAAAACTCATTGAAGTGGATCCTGTTACCTGCAAGATGATGGAGTTTTTTGATAGTGAGATATTGCCCTATTTGCCAAGGAAAAGCAGGGAGTTGATAGAGGGATACTTGACTTAGCCAGAATACTCTGTGTTGATTTTTCTC encodes the following:
- a CDS encoding radical SAM/SPASM domain-containing protein, which gives rise to MRYINGSFYLEPISAHIDVTNKCNLKCMYCFYYEDPYVQLPNGDPSKDEILDWMNQLAEVGVKFLTFSGGEAFMRQDFLEILSSETSENFWKTIITNGTLLDEQTVGKLGNIPKLLELRVSLDGFDANKKVRGVDAKVIVRNIDFIGKMTDIPVHINTMITTENLHELEKMYEWIEQHEAISGWSIDLPIIRGRYISVMDALRPSWSNMAPVLKRLILRYIDERPPFKFAIFSIFRESLLYPDKIKDRIYSFDLESHPCSYLPSVTIRTDGSVTLCPSLPFSIGNVRERPLRDILKSPDPGSERVLGIRVRDIKKCLSCKYVKICGAGCRANAFLETGKLIEVDPVTCKMMEFFDSEILPYLPRKSRELIEGYLT